The window ATCGTTGACGCGTTTCTTCGGCAGCACCTTGATCGCACGCTTGTCTCCCAAGCCAATGTGCTCGGCCAGATAAACACTGCTCATCCCGCCCGAACCGATGTGACCGAGCAGTTTGTATTTGCCGAGGAAGAATCCCTTGTACTTCCCGGTGAATAACTTCTCGATGTGCCAATCCGTCAGCAGGCCGGCCTTTTTGTAGGCCAACGCCAACTTCTTCGAACTGGCCGGTAGGTTGCCTTCGCACTTCTCACGGACCTTTTTCAGGAACCGTTCCTGCGTGGCTTCGTCGACCAAGTTGCTACGTGCAACCATCTCGACAAATCGTTCCGATGTGATCGAAGCCATGGCGTGTGGAAAGAAATCCCGCTAGAAGACAAGTCCGTTGCTGAACATCTCGGTGGAAGAGACGCCTTTCAAAGGAAGTGAGCGACGCGGCGAAGGTATCCCCGCGCGATCGCCCGCTCAATTAAGTTTAACCAAAACTTCGCGTTCGACAGAACGAAATTGCTGGATTGCCGAACGCCAAGGGCGGAATTGTAAACGAATCCGACATCGCTGAGTGGTCGCATGCGTGGCCGTTTCCTGACTCCGTCGAATCATTTTTCATGCCCAACTCGTCGAAGACTCCGCTTCGCCCGCTCACCGCTTCTGCCTCGCCGATCCGCAAGCTTGGCGTGATGGCCAAAGTTGCGACCGAGGGCAAGGTCAAAACACGGCTCGGCAACACCATTGGTTTCGACAAATCAGCCCAGATTCACCAGCGATTCCTCGATCATCTGTTCAAGGTGTTCCAACATTGGGGCGATGAGCGGCACTGGGTCGTCTCCCCCATCGAATCCATTTCGCAGACGGCGCCCCAAGCAAGCTCCTATTGGCAAATCATTGACCAAGGTGGAGGAAATTTGGGCGATCGGATGCGGCGATGGTTTGCCAACCACGCCTTCAGCCACCCTGCCCTGCCCCGCACCCATGCGATTCTGATAGGCGCCGACTGTCCTCTGCTGAGTCCCGCAGAAATGGACCAGACCGATCGACTCTTTCGTGATTGCGACCTGGTACTGGGCCCCGCGACTGATGGTGGCTACTACCTAATCGGGCTATCTGTGCCCGCCGATTCGCCGAACGAAAACAATCCCCCGAACCGGGCCACGCTCCCGTCCCGCACAATTTTGAACACCCTGTGGAACGACATCCCCTGGAGCACGGATGAGGTTTTCGATCGCACGGTGGCGGCGGCCGAAGCGATTGGGCTGCGGATCGGCATGCTTCCAGTCCGTTCGGATGTCGACACAGAAGAGGATCTGACTGCCCTCCTTCATCAAATTGAACATCCAGTCGACAATACGGACGTGTCCTCTGATCACATTGAACTCGCTCGAGACATTCGCCGCATCCTATCTCAACCCATGATCTGAATTGTCCGTCCCTCCATCTTGCACCAGCGATCGCGTCAGCCAACCTCACCAAGAGTCCACAGGCACGCTGGTTGTGGGGGGTGGAGCAATCGGACTTTCCATCGCTTGGGAATTGGTTCGTCGAGGCGAAAAAGTAACCGTGATCGACCGTGGCCCGATCGCGCACGGAACGTCTTGGGCGGCCGCCGGAATCTTTCCGCCCGCGAACTTTGATCGTGCAACCGACCCAATCGATCGCCTTCGCGGATTCAGCCATACGCTGTGGCCCCTGTGGTGCAAACAACTCGTGGATCAAACCGGTATCGATCCCGGGCTGATCCGATGCGGTGGCTACTACCTGGCCGAAACGGTTGGAGAGGCGTCCGCCCTGACCGGCATGATGTCATACTGGGACGACCTTGCCGTGGAATGCCAACGCATCGAATTGACGGAGTTGCTTTGTCGGCAACCTCGACTGACAGAATGGTCGCAAACCAATCCTTGGATTCAGTCGCATCCAGACAGCGCCGCTTGGTGGACACCCGACGAATATCAAATCCGTCCATCTCGATTGCTGACGGCATTGGCCACGGCGTGCCAAAGCCTGGGCGTGGAACTATTGCCGCACACGACAATCCTCGATGTCTCGTCCGACAACTCCGGATGCACCGCGAAGACGTTGACTCGGGATGCGGTGGAACATTGCTTACGCAGTGACCGGACGATCCTTTGCGGTGGCGCGGCGATCGGCAGCATTTGTCCAGAGATCCGCTTGGAATCATCCGTCATACCCATTCGAGGCCAGATCCTGCTGCTGCACAGTGACACGTTCACCGACCCAATCGTTCTCAATGTTGGCAACCGTTACTTGGTTGCTCGCGGCGATGGAAACGTGCTGGTCGGATCTTGCGAAGAAGAAGTTGGCTTTGAACAAGGCACTACCGACGATGTCATTGACGGCCTACGAAGCTTTGCAAATCGCGTCTGCCCAGAACTGGAATCAGCGACGGTCGCGTCGCAGTGGTCAGGGCACCGTCCCATGACATTCGACGGGTTTCCGATGATCGGACGCGTGCCTGATCAACGAAACGTGTTCGTTGCCGGTGGCCATTACCGCAGCGGAATTCACTTGGCATCCGGAACCGCTGTTGCAATGGCCGACGTGATCGAAGGCAAACGATCGTTCATGGAACTGTCTGACTTCTCCGTCGGCAAGCAACAAACCGTTCCGCGCTGATCTGTTTCGCGTTGAAGCCGCGACTCACTCAAAACAGCGATTGCGAACCGTTGCCCCACCGGAAAGGTTCTGAACATCGAATCCGTTCTGACGCAAAATCCGAGCGGCGATGTGCCCGCGGACGCCAACGGCACAACTGACCACCGTGGGCTTGGAACGATCCAGTTCACTCAATCGCTCTCGAAGCTCATCGACCGGAATATGAATCGCCCCCGATGCTTCGCGAAGGGGAGTCTTCTCAATCTCGCCGGCACCA of the Rhodopirellula baltica SH 1 genome contains:
- a CDS encoding TIGR04282 family arsenosugar biosynthesis glycosyltransferase; this encodes MPNSSKTPLRPLTASASPIRKLGVMAKVATEGKVKTRLGNTIGFDKSAQIHQRFLDHLFKVFQHWGDERHWVVSPIESISQTAPQASSYWQIIDQGGGNLGDRMRRWFANHAFSHPALPRTHAILIGADCPLLSPAEMDQTDRLFRDCDLVLGPATDGGYYLIGLSVPADSPNENNPPNRATLPSRTILNTLWNDIPWSTDEVFDRTVAAAEAIGLRIGMLPVRSDVDTEEDLTALLHQIEHPVDNTDVSSDHIELARDIRRILSQPMI
- a CDS encoding NAD(P)/FAD-dependent oxidoreductase, whose protein sequence is MSVPPSCTSDRVSQPHQESTGTLVVGGGAIGLSIAWELVRRGEKVTVIDRGPIAHGTSWAAAGIFPPANFDRATDPIDRLRGFSHTLWPLWCKQLVDQTGIDPGLIRCGGYYLAETVGEASALTGMMSYWDDLAVECQRIELTELLCRQPRLTEWSQTNPWIQSHPDSAAWWTPDEYQIRPSRLLTALATACQSLGVELLPHTTILDVSSDNSGCTAKTLTRDAVEHCLRSDRTILCGGAAIGSICPEIRLESSVIPIRGQILLLHSDTFTDPIVLNVGNRYLVARGDGNVLVGSCEEEVGFEQGTTDDVIDGLRSFANRVCPELESATVASQWSGHRPMTFDGFPMIGRVPDQRNVFVAGGHYRSGIHLASGTAVAMADVIEGKRSFMELSDFSVGKQQTVPR